Proteins from a single region of Syntrophales bacterium:
- the ruvC gene encoding crossover junction endodeoxyribonuclease RuvC has translation MRILGVDPGINITGYGVIEKERDRIAGIVYGEIKRVKGELLSRCLARIYDNLMEVIKSSTPDAIAMEDVFYGKNVKSLIKQAQVRGVVMLASFHSSVPIYEYTPLEVKKAVVGYGRAEKKQVQQMVKAILNLSELPPVDASDALAIAICHSNFLKAVST, from the coding sequence TTGAGAATTTTAGGGGTTGATCCGGGCATCAATATCACAGGGTACGGTGTTATTGAAAAAGAACGGGACAGGATTGCAGGTATTGTTTATGGTGAAATAAAGCGGGTAAAAGGTGAGCTCTTGTCGAGGTGTTTGGCAAGAATATATGATAATTTGATGGAGGTTATAAAGAGCTCGACACCTGATGCAATAGCCATGGAAGATGTCTTCTATGGTAAGAATGTTAAAAGTCTTATAAAGCAGGCACAGGTCAGGGGAGTAGTAATGCTGGCAAGTTTTCATAGTAGTGTCCCGATTTATGAGTATACTCCTCTTGAAGTGAAAAAAGCAGTTGTTGGTTATGGCCGGGCGGAAAAAAAACAGGTTCAACAGATGGTCAAAGCCATATTGAATCTTTCAGAATTGCCACCGGTGGATGCCTCAGATGCTTTAGCTATTGCAATCTGTCATTCAAATTTTTTAAAGGCGGTGTCCACCTGA
- a CDS encoding YebC/PmpR family DNA-binding transcriptional regulator: MSGHSKWNTIKRKKGAADAKRGKIFSKLIKEVTLAARLGGGDPEGNARLRQAIMMAKAENMPKENIERAIKKGAGEIGGTASYEEIIYEGYGPGGVAVLIEVMTDNKKRAVSEIRHVFSKYGGNLGENGCVSWIFEKKGNIIFDKKETNEDALMELVLEAGGDDILEQENEYEVITDPDSFESVKEAIDNAGFKYVLAQLSMVSKNTVKLDGKQAEQMLRLMEKMEDCDDVQNVYANFDIPDEIMDKLDQQN, translated from the coding sequence ATGTCAGGTCATTCTAAATGGAATACTATAAAGAGAAAAAAAGGTGCCGCAGATGCAAAACGAGGGAAGATATTCTCAAAGCTTATAAAAGAGGTAACCCTTGCGGCAAGACTTGGAGGTGGTGATCCAGAAGGAAATGCAAGGCTCAGACAAGCTATCATGATGGCAAAGGCAGAAAACATGCCGAAGGAAAATATCGAGAGGGCAATTAAGAAGGGTGCAGGCGAAATTGGGGGTACTGCATCATACGAGGAAATCATTTATGAAGGGTATGGCCCTGGCGGGGTAGCCGTCTTGATCGAAGTTATGACTGATAATAAAAAAAGAGCCGTATCAGAGATAAGGCATGTATTTTCAAAATATGGTGGAAATCTTGGAGAAAACGGGTGTGTGTCGTGGATATTTGAAAAAAAAGGAAATATCATATTTGACAAAAAGGAGACAAACGAAGATGCTTTAATGGAACTTGTCCTGGAGGCTGGCGGTGATGACATATTAGAGCAAGAAAATGAATATGAAGTTATCACCGATCCGGATTCGTTTGAGAGTGTTAAAGAGGCTATTGATAATGCAGGGTTTAAGTATGTTCTGGCACAACTGAGCATGGTTTCTAAGAATACAGTGAAGTTAGATGGCAAACAGGCTGAACAGATGCTGAGGCTTATGGAGAAGATGGAAGACTGTGATGATGTTCAGAATGTTTATGCCAATTTTGATATTCCCGATGAAATAATGGATAAGTTGGATCAACAAAATTAG